One part of the Sphingobacterium sp. LZ7M1 genome encodes these proteins:
- a CDS encoding UDP-N-acetylmuramoyl-L-alanyl-D-glutamate--2,6-diaminopimelate ligase, with protein MLLKELLHAIPVIDYRGSLDTEVSSLCLDSRKAVKGSVFVAVRGHQTDGHLFVNKAIESGASVVLVEELPEEIKEDVVYVVVGDSAYALGVMASTFYGNPSSKLKLVGVTGTNGKTTVATLLFNLFSRLGFHVGLLSTVQNQIGERIVEATHTTPDPISLNSLLKEMVEDGCDYCFMEVSSHAVVQQRIAGLKFAGGIFTNITHDHLDFHGTFANYIKAKKKFFDDLDRYAFALTNIDDKNGQVMLQNTFAHKKTYGLHQMADFKARILESHFDGMLLQVDGQEVWVKLVGDFNAYNLLAVFGASILLEQETVKVLMALSEITGAEGRFETLKSTTGVVAIVDYAHTPDAVENVLETIGGLRKPGQQILTVLGCGGDRDKTKRPEMAEVASRLSDKVVLTSDNPRTEDPAAIIKEMEVGIPGDKRKNVFSITDRREAIRAAFHLAQPGDVILVAGKGHEKYQDINGVKNHFDDKEELIKIFNEHN; from the coding sequence GCTCGCTATGCTTGGATTCAAGAAAGGCGGTTAAGGGCAGTGTATTTGTGGCAGTTCGTGGGCATCAGACCGATGGACACCTTTTCGTCAATAAAGCGATTGAATCAGGTGCTTCCGTGGTGCTGGTAGAAGAATTACCAGAGGAGATCAAGGAAGATGTAGTTTATGTGGTAGTCGGCGATTCGGCTTATGCACTGGGTGTAATGGCCTCTACATTTTACGGAAATCCATCCTCGAAATTGAAGTTAGTGGGCGTGACAGGTACCAATGGGAAAACGACCGTGGCTACCTTGCTGTTCAACCTGTTCAGCAGATTGGGTTTTCATGTAGGCCTGTTGTCTACGGTGCAGAACCAGATCGGTGAGCGCATTGTTGAAGCGACCCATACCACTCCAGATCCCATATCATTGAATTCCCTGTTGAAGGAAATGGTGGAAGATGGATGTGACTACTGTTTTATGGAAGTGAGTTCGCATGCTGTTGTTCAGCAGCGTATCGCAGGGTTGAAATTTGCGGGTGGCATCTTTACCAATATCACGCATGATCACTTGGACTTCCATGGAACTTTCGCCAACTATATCAAGGCGAAGAAAAAGTTCTTTGATGATTTAGACAGATATGCATTTGCATTGACCAATATTGATGATAAAAATGGTCAGGTGATGCTTCAGAATACATTTGCCCATAAGAAAACCTATGGCTTGCACCAAATGGCGGACTTTAAGGCAAGAATCTTGGAAAGCCATTTTGATGGGATGTTATTGCAGGTTGACGGACAGGAAGTGTGGGTGAAATTGGTCGGTGATTTCAATGCCTATAACCTATTGGCAGTGTTCGGTGCTTCCATTTTATTGGAGCAGGAGACTGTAAAGGTGTTGATGGCTTTGAGTGAGATCACCGGTGCTGAGGGGCGTTTTGAAACCTTAAAATCTACTACAGGTGTGGTTGCCATTGTGGACTATGCCCATACCCCTGATGCGGTGGAAAATGTTCTGGAAACCATTGGCGGATTGAGAAAGCCTGGTCAACAGATCCTGACGGTGTTGGGTTGCGGTGGAGACCGTGATAAGACTAAACGCCCAGAGATGGCAGAAGTAGCCTCACGATTGAGCGATAAAGTGGTCCTGACTTCGGACAATCCAAGAACGGAAGACCCTGCTGCCATTATCAAAGAAATGGAAGTTGGTATTCCTGGAGATAAGCGCAAGAATGTTTTCTCGATTACAGATAGAAGAGAGGCTATCCGTGCTGCTTTCCATCTAGCACAACCAGGGGATGTGATCTTGGTCGCTGGAAAAGGACATGAGAAATACCAAGATATCAATGGGGTGAAAAATCACTTTGACGATAAAGAGGAATTAATAAAGATTTTTAACGAACATAATTAG